Genomic segment of Microbacterium sp. BH-3-3-3:
CCGCCGCACCGCCGGGCGCTGCGGCCGGCGAGAACCCCGCGGCGGGCCCGCGCACCCCCCGCGCCGACGACGCCGGCGACGGGACCGACGGCGATGCCGACGCTCAGGACGGCCCGCGACGCGCCGGGTAGACTTCCCGCTGGCTGGCTGGCCGCCCGCGGCCGCGGCCCCTGAACGAAAGACCTCTTCGTGACGTACACCCTGCAGAACGCCGTGCTTCCGCTCGATCGCGACCCCGACCTTCTCGCGCTGTACGTCGACCCCGAGACCTGGTCGACGATCGACGAAGAACCCGTGCGCGTCACGAACGTCGCCCAGCTCAGCAACATCCTCGACCGCCACCGCGCCCGCATCGTCGCGGGGCGCCGCGTGTCGTTCGGCACGTACTTCAACGCCTTCCCCGCCTCGTACTGGCAGCACTGGACGGCCGTCCGCCAGGTGCGCCTGACCGTTCACACCTCGGGCAACGCCACGATCCTGGTGTACCGCTCGAACGGCAGCGGCACGAAGCAGCGCATCGAGACCCGCGAGGTGAAGGGCGACGAGGTCGCGACCTCGTTCGACCTCGTGCTCGACCAGTACAGCGACGGCGGGTGGATCTGGTTCGACGTCGCCGCCGATCGCGCGGACGCGATGTTCGAGGGCGCCGAGTGGACCACCGAGCAGGAGCCGGCGCGCGGCGGCAAGGCCAGCATCGGCGTCACGACCTACAACAAGCCCGACTACTGCGTCGAGACGCTCCAGGCCCTCGCCGACGCCCCCGACGTGCTCGACGTCGTCGACCGCGTGTTCATCATCGACCAGGGCACCGACCTCGTCGAGGATCAGGACGCCTACCCCGCGGTGGCGGAACGCCTGGGCGAGACCCTGCAGGTGCTGCGTCAGCCCAACCTCGGCGGGTCGGGCGGTTTCGCCCGGGCCATGGTCGAGACCCTCGCCCGCTCGGGCAGCGACTTCGTGCAGCTGCTCGACGACGACGTGCGCATCGAACCGGAATCCATCCGGCGTTCGGTGGTGTTCGGCCGCTACGCCTCGGTTCCCACGATCGTCGGCGCCCACATGTTCGATCTGCTCGACCGTCCGAAGCTGCACGCGTGGGCCGAGGTCGTCGACGACGCCCCCTTCATGTGGCGGGCGCTCTACCAGGAGCGCCTCCCCCACGACTTCAGCGTCGCCAACCTGCGCCAGAGCCCCATGCTGCACATGCGCCTCGACGCCGACTACAACGGCTGGTGGATGTGCCTCATCCCCACGAGCATCCTGCGCGACATCGGCCTGTCGCTGCCGGCGTTCATCAAGTGGGACGACGCCGAGTTCTGCGTGCGGGCTCGGGATGCCGGGTACCCGACCGTGTCGATGCCGGGTGTGGCGTTGTGGCACGTGTCGTGGATCGGCAAAGACGATTCCATCGACTGGCAGGCGTACTTCCATGCCCGCAACCGCATCGTCGCGGCCCTGCTGCACTCCCGCTCACCGCTGGGCGGAACCCTCATCCGCCACAGTCGACGTGTCGATCTGAAGCACCTCCTGATGATGCAGTACTACCCGGTGGAACTCCGGCACCGGGCACTGCGCGACATCCTGTCGGGCCCCGAGCACATGCGCGCGGGCCTGGCCACCGCCATGCCCGACGCGCGCGCCGTCGCCCGGAAGCACCCCGAGACCGTCGTTCACAAGGACTCGGGCGTTCCGCTGCGGGCCCGTCGCGGCCGGCAGGTGTTCAAGCGTCTGAAGAAGCACGAGTTCGACAGCCCGCGCGGCCTCGCCCTGCGCACCTTCACCGTGCGCACCCTGCTCTCGCACTGGTTCCACACCCCCGATCCGGCCAACGTCGACCAGCCCGAGGTCGAGTTCGGCAAGAACGACGCGCACTGGTGGCGCATCCCGACGTACGACAGCGCGCTCGTGAGCGCCGCCGACGGCTCGGGCAAGAACATCTACACCCGCGATCGCGCCCAGTTCCGCCGCATGCTCGTCGACAGCGTGCGCCTGCACCGACGCCTGCAGCGCGAGTGGCCCCGCCTGTCCGCCCAGTACCGCCGGGCTCTTCCCGACCTCGTCTCCGAGGCCCAGTGGCGCGCGACCTTCGAGGAGCGCTCGTGAACGCGTTCGACCCGGCCACGGCGACGATCGTCGTCGTCACCTACAACCGCACGCACCTGCTGACGCGCCTGCTCGAGAGCATCACGCAGATGGAGCCGGCGCCCGGCCACCTCGTCGTCATCGACAACGCCTCCACCGATGACACGACCGCCGTCGTCGAATCGTTCCGGGACCGCCTCCCCACCGAGCTGGTGTACCGGCGACTCGACACGAACACCGGTGGCTCCGGCGGCTTCAGCGAGGGCATGCGCGTCGCGTACGAGCTCGGATCCGAGTGGATCTGGCTCATGGACGACGACGTCGAGGTCGTCTCCGACGGTCTCGCCCGCATGGGCCGATGGGCACCGCGATTCCGCAGCATCCAGGGGCGGCGCTACGACTACGACGGCAGCGAGTTCTACTGGCAGTACCGCGTCGCCGAGTCGATGGCGATCCCCATCCCCTTCGCCCCCGCCGGCTTCGACGAGTCCGGCTTCAAGCCGATGAACTCGGGCTGCTTCGAGGGGATGTTCATCCACCGCGACATCGTGGCGAAGATCGGCCTGCCCGATCCCCGCTTCTTCATCTACTGGGACGACCAGCTCTACGGGTGGCTCGCCTCCCGCCAGACGCCCTCGGTGATCGTGAACGAGTTCGTGCTGCGCCGCACCCGCGAGATCAAGCAGTGGGACATGGGCATCCGCCACATGAACGCCTCCAGCGACGCGTACCGGTACTACATCATGCGCAACCGCGCGTATCTGCAGAAGTACTACCGCCAGCTCGGCGTCTACCGGGCCCTGCCGTTCAGCGCGGGGACCACCCTGACCTTCGTGAAGGAACTGATCCGCCTCGTGGTGGTGGAGCGCAAGCTCCGCGGCACGAGCCACCTGTTCCGCGGCCTCCGCGACGGGCGCCGCATCACCCGCGACGCGTCGTGGAAGCCGATGCCTCCCCTGGAGCCCGCTCAGCCCGTCGCGTAGTCGGCGTTGTACCGGTCGAGCACCTCGGCGATCGGGGCGTCGAGCTTCAGCTCGCCGCCGTCGAGGTAGAGCCCCCGCGTGCAGAACCGGCGCAGGTCCTTCTCGTTGTGGCTGACGAAGAACAGGGTGCGCCCCTCGGCGAGCAACTCGTCGATGCGGCGATAGCACTTCTCGCGGAACGACCGGTCGCCGACGGCGAGCACCTCGTCGACCAGCAGGATCGGCTCGTCGAGCTGCGAGACCACCGAGAACGCCAGGCGCACCTTCATCCCGTTCGACAGGTGCTTGTACGGGGTGTCGACGAAGTCGCCGATCTCGGCGAAGGCGATCATGTCGTCGAAGCGTCGGGAGACCTCGGCCCGTGGCATCCCGTGCAACCCGGCGGTCAACCGCACGTTCTCGCGCACGGTGAGGTCGCCGACGAAGCCCCCGGTGATCTCGATGAGCGGTGCGACCCCGCCGTCGACGGACACTCCCCCCTCGTCGGGGAGAAGGACGCCCGCGACGAGTTTGAGCAGCGTCGACTTGCCCTGGCCGTTGCGGCCGACCACGCCGATCGACTCCCCCGGCTGCACCCGGAACGACACGTCGCGCAGCGCCCAGAACTCGTCGGGCCGCGAACGGCGCGCGGTGCCGCCGAAGATGTCCTTGAGGCTGCGGCCACCCCGGCGGTTGCGGCGGAAGCGCACCCCCAACCCGTGGACGTCGATCGCGGGACCGGCCATCACAGCTCCTTCAACACCGGACGCTCGAGCCGCGGGAACACCACCAGGCCCAGACCCAGGATGCCGAGGCTCACCGCCGCACCCACCACGACCGTGAGGGTGTCCCACTGGTCGGGGAAGAACCCGACGCGGTAGAGCGTGAAGATCCCCGCGAGCGGGTTGAACGCCGCGATGTCCGCGAAGACGCCGGGGAGGTTGCCGACGCCGTAGATGATGGGCGACGCGTAGAACAGGGCGCGCAGCACCAGACGAGTGGTGCGTTCGAGGTCGCCGAACATCACGCACAGCGGGGCGACGATCAGACCGAGCCCCACCAGGAGCGTCGTCTGCAGCAGCACGGCGAGCGGGAAGGCCAGCAGCGCCCACGACACCTGCGCCCCGCCGAAGACCGCGAACAGCACGAGCACCGGGAGCGAGAAGAGGAACTCCACGCCCTTGCTCACCACGATGCGGTTCACCCAGATCCACCGCGGGATCGATGTCGAGCGCACCAGGCGGGAGTCCTTCTTGAACGCCTTCGTGAAATCCGTCACGGCGGAGTTGAACCACACCCACGGCAACAGGGCCGTGATGAGGAAGACGATGTAGGGTTCCTCCCCCACCGAGCGGTGGAAGACCTGGGTGAAGACGAACCAGTAGATGCCACTCATCACGAGGGGATCCAGCACCGACCACAGGTATCCCAACGCGCTGATCGAGTAGCGCACGCGCAGATCGCGCGCCGACAGCAGCCACAGCGAGTGGAGGGAGCGCCGCGCCGATCCGGGGGCGCCGACGGCGGCGGGGGTCACGGGGAAATCCTACGCGGGGCGTTCATCCGAGCCTGGCCGGGAGCTGCTCGGCCAGCGACGGGCCGAGCGATCGGGCGTACATGCGGGTCAGGTGGTTGTCGTCGCGGTACACCGCGACGTTGCCGATGACGCCGACGCAGAGGTCGTCGGGGCAGATCCACGGGGTGAGATCGACCAGGCTCAGCCCCGGTCGATCGAGGTCGTCGGCCGGGTTGCGGTCGGCGAGGGACGCCGAGCGGGGAACCGCGCACTCGAGCGGGTCGGCGGACTCGTTCACGCAGCCGAACATGTCGAAGGCGAACCGCGGGTTGTCACGGATGCCGAGAACCTCGATCCCGGCATCGCCCATGCGGTCGAGGAACCCCTCGATGCCGGCCCGCACCATCTCGTCGTCGTCGCCGGCGTCGGAGCGCGTGACCACCGTCATCACGGCGTCGGGCGCGATCCGCTCGACGTGCGCGATGGCGGCCTCGCGCCAGTCGTCGCAGGTCGGATCGAGCCCCGGCTCGTCGAGGCCCATCGAACATCCGCCCTTCACCAGCGACACCACTCCCCAGTGCTGCGCGTCGGCGACCGGCAGCAGCGCGGCCGTGATCTGCTGGGCGTGCGAGTCGCCGATGACGGCGACGGTCCGCGACGCGCGGGAGGTGCCCGCGGTCTCGAAGCACGTCCCCTCGAGGATCTGCTCGGTGACGAGCCGGTACGACGAGCACACCTGCTCGAGCTGGGTCCACTCGTCGTCGAGCAGGGTGGGAAGCGGCAGCAGCATCGCGTCGGCGGGCGTCCGGGGCAGGGTCGGGTCACGGAGCACGGCCGCGCCGGGGTTGGCGACCTCCGCGCGCACCGCGATCACGCGCTGCTCGCTCCACGATGCGATCTGCCAGCTCGCCACCGGCACCGCGACCACGGTGGTGGCCACCGCCAGCACGGCGATCGGAACGAGCGCCGAGGGATCGGAACGCCGCCACGCCCGGACCGGGCGGTCGACGGCCCAGGTGAGCGCGCGCGCCAGCAGCAGCGACAGCACGATGATGCCCGCACCACCGACCAGCCCGACATCGACGCGGTCGTTCACGACGAGGAAGGTCACCAGGATCGGCCAGTGCACGAGGTAGAGGGCATACGCGTCGCGTCCCACCGCCCGCAGCGGTCGGGATGCCAGCAGCCGCCCGGGCCCGAGGTCGCGTTCCCCGTCGGTGTCCGAGCCCGAGATCACGATCGCGGCGGCGCAGAGCACCGGCCAGAGCGCGAGGAAGCCCGGGAAACCGCCGCGGACATCGAGCACCATGCCGAGCACGAGCAGGCCCGCCAGCCCCGTCCACCCCACGACGGCGCGCGCCACCCGGCCCAGGCGCACGTGCGGCAGCACGAGCACGAGCAGGGAGCCCGCCGCGAACTCCCAGAGCCGAGCGCCGGTGTCGAAGTAGGCCGCCTCCTGCGCGGCCGCGGTGCGGATGACCGAGTAGACGAACGAGACGAGGAACACCGCGCCGAAGACCACCCCGACGACGCGGTCGGGCGACAGCCCCCGGCGGCGGACGAGCACCTGGCACAGCGCCAACAGTGCGACCCACAGCAGGAACGCCTGCCCCTGCACCGACAGCGACCAGAAGTGCTGCAGCGGGCTCGGGACCTCGGTGCGGGCGTAGTAGTCCACGGCATCCGCCGCGAGCACCCGGTTCTGCACGTAGGCGAGCGAGGCCCACGTCTGCTCCCACACCATGCGCCACGCGGTGGGCGGGTAGAGCGTCCACACCAGCGCGAGCACGCCGACGAGGGTCACCGCGGCGGCCGGCAGGAGCCGGCGGAAGGTTCCCAGCAGGTGGCGGATCGGGCGCACGGGGTGATCCCCGGCCATCCGCCGGACGAAACCGCGGGTGAGAAAGAACGCCGAGAGCATGAGGAAGACGTCGACGCCGCCCGAGACCCGTCCGAACCACACGTGGTACGAGACGACCAGCAGGATGGCCACGGCCCGCAGCCCGTCGATGTCGGGCCGATACGCCCAGCGCCCCTCGTCCGCCCGTCCGGCGCGTGCCGGGCGGGTGCGCGACCCGAGGGTCAGAGGCACGGCGACGTCACGCGAGCTGGTTGTTCCACATCGTCAGCGCCGAGCCGATCGCCATGTGCATGTCGAGGTACTGGTAGGTGCCCAGTCGTCCGCCGAAGTGCACGTCGCGCTCGCCCTTGGTCAGCTCGCGGTACGCGAGGAGTCCGGTGCGGTCGTCGGCCGTGTTGACCGGGTAGTACGGCTCGTCGGCGCGCGTGGCGAAGCGGGAGTACTCCCGCACGATGACGGTCTTGTCGGTCGGGTAGGTGTCGGCGCGCTCGGGGTGGAAGTGCTTGAACTCGTGGATGCGCGTGTACGGGGTGTCGGCGTCGGCGTAGTTCATGACGCTGGTGCCCTGGAAGTCGCCGATCGGCAGCACCTCCTGCTCGAAGTCGAGCGTGCGCCACGACAGCTCGCCCTCGGCGTAGTCGAAGTACCGGTCGACCGGGCCGGTGTAGACCACGGGCACCTGGCCGACGGTGGCCTTCTTGTTCAGCGGCTGCGACTCGTCGAAGTAGTCGGTCGACAGCTTCACGTCGATGTTCGGGTGATCGGCCATGCGCTCCAACCATGCGGTGTAGCCGTCGACCGGCAGACCCTCCCACGTGTCGTTGAAGTAGCGGTTGTCGTAGGTGTAGCGCACCGGGAGGCGCGAGATGACCTCGGCCGGCAGGTCTTTGGGGTCGGTCTGCCACTGCTTCGCGGTGTAGTCGCGGATGAACGCCTCGTACAGGGGGCGGCCGATCAGGGCGATCCCGCGCTCCTCGAGGTTCGTGGCGTCCTTGGCATCGAACTCACCGGCGAGCTCGTGCACGAGCGCCCGCGCCTGGTCGGGCGTGTACGCGGCCTGGAAGAACTGGTTGATCGTGCCGAGGTTGATCGGCAGCGGGAACACGACGCCCTTGTGGGTCGTGTACACGCGGTGCACGTAGTCGGTGAACCGCGTGAAGCGGTTGACGTACTCCCACACCGTCGGGTTCGACGTGTGGAAGAGGTGGGCACCGTAGCGGTGCACCTCGATGCCCGTCTCGGGCTCGTTCTCGGAGTAGGCGTTGCCGCCGATGTGGTGGCGGCGGTCGATGACCGTCACCTTGCGACCTGCGGCGGCCGCGCGCTCGGCGATGGTCAGGCCGTAGAAACCCGAGCCGACGATGAGAAGATCCATGCGGAGAAGCGTCTTTCGTGTCGACGGATGCGCGGAGACGGTGCCGCGACCCGTCCAGTCTAAACGGCGGCCTCGCCGACGCCTTCAGGGGCGGGTCAGGGACCGTCCGTTAGCATGACTGACTGTCGTCCAGCGAGAAATGGGAGTGCATGAGCGATTCCTGGTCGGTGATCGTGATGCCCGTCATCGTCTCGATCCTCGCTCTCACCGTCCCCGGAATCGTCGTCCTCGCGGCCGGGTGGGGCGTGCGTCGCCTGCGCATCCTGGCTCTGGCCCCGGTCGTGTCGATCGCGATCCTGGCAGTCTCCGCCACCGTGGCGCCCTTCGTGGGTCTGGGGTGGTCGCCGCTGCCGGTGGTGATCCTCACGGTCGTCGCCGCCGCCGCCGCCTTCGGCCTGGGCCGCTGGGTCGGCCCCGAACGCGACGACCGCACCCCTCCGTCCACCGCGGTGTGGGGCGTGGTGGCGCTCGGCATCGCGGCCGTCGTGATCGCGCTGCAGCTCGCCGTCGTCTTCGGCGGGCCGGCGCACATCTCGCAGACCTTCGACGCGATCGTCCACCTCAACACCGTCGCCTTCGCCGTCGACACCGACAACGCCTCGGCCTTCCACATCGGCGCGACATCCGACATCGGGTTCTACCCGAACGGCTGGCACACCGTCGCAGCCCTCGCGGCCAACGTCACGGGAGTCTCGGTCCCCCTCGCCGTCAACGCGGCCAACATCGCGCTGTCGGCCGTGGCCTGGCCGCTGTCGGTCGTCGCGCTCAGCACGGCCCTGCTGTCGGAGCGCACCGCGGTCGTGGTGAGCTCCGCGGCGCTGTCGACCGGATTCGGCGCCTTCCCGATCCTGCTGATGTTCTTCGGCGTGCTCTACCCCAACGCCATGGGCTACGCGGTGCTGCCCGGCGGCGTCGCCGTCGTGGTGCACCTGCTGCGCAGCCGCGGCCTGCCCGCCCGCGCCCGCGCCACCGTGCTGCTGCTCGTCGCCTCGGCGGGGGTCGGGTTGTCGCATCCGAACGCGTTCCTCGGCATGGTCGCCCTCGGCGCGGCGATCGTCGTCGTCGAGCTGCTGACCACGGCGATCTCGTTCCCCACCCGCCGCCGGTGGATGGCGACGGCGGCGATGCTGCTCGGACTGCTGCTCGTGCTCGCGGTGCTGTGGCGGGTCATGCGCACCAACGCCGAGATGTCGCGCTGGCTGCCGTGGCAGACCACCGCGCAGGCCCTCGGCGAGGCGCTGCTGCTGTCGCCCCACGGCTACACCGTCACCGTGACGATCTCGCTCCTGCTGCTCGTCGGCGTGGTCGCGATCGTCCGGCGCCCGCGCCGCCTGGTGATCGCCGGCCCCATGGTGGTCGCCACCGTGCTGTTCGTGCTGGTGTCGGGCACCGCCGCGGGCAACCCGGTGCGCGAGCTGCTCACCAACCCCTGGTACAACGACTCCTTCCGCTTGGCCGCACTGCTCCCCGCCGCGGGGATCCCCGTCGCGGTGCTCGGCGCGATCACGCTGGTCGACCTCGCGGCGCGATCGCTCCAGCGCGCCCGCGCGGCGCGCGGCCTGCGCGTGGCCATCGCCGCGGTCGCTGCCGTCGTCGTCTTCTCGGTCGGGGTGAGCCCCAACATCGTCCGCGCGGTGCAGGACGCCCGCGGCGCCTACGCGCTCGACGCGGGTTCGCCCCTGCTCACGGCCGATGAAGAGGCCCTGCTCGAGCGCCTGCCCGAGACCACCCCCGCCGACGCCGTCATCGCGGGCAGCCCCTGGACCGGCACGTCGCTCGCCTACGCGATCGGCGAGCGCGAGGTGCTGCGCAAGCACGTCTTCGGCGCGTTCGGGCCCGACGAGGAGCTCATCAACAACGCCCTGCGCGACATCGACAGCGACCCCCGGGTGTGCGAGGCGGTCGATCGCCTCGGCGTCGACTACGTCCTCGACTTCGGTGCGCAGAACGTGTGGAACAACCCCGGCGTCGGACTCGACCGCCAGGGACTGTACGGCCTCACCCCGTCGGAGCACCTCGTGCTCGTCGACCAGCAGGGGCCCGCCGCACGCCTGTTCCGCATCGAGGGCTGCTGAGGTGCCCCGCTCCTCGACGGTCGCCGTCGCCTACGACTGCCTCTTCCCGTACTCCACGGGCGGGGGCGAGCGGCAGTACCGCGCCTTCGCCGACGAGCTGGGGCGGCGGGGCCTCGAGGTCGACTACCTCACCGCCGTGCAGTGGGAGGGCGCGACCCCCGTCGAGGAGCGCTTCCGCATCCGTCCCGTCACCGGCCGCCTGTCGCTGTACTCCGCCGACGGCGTGCGCCGCATCCCGGCGGCCCTGCGCTACGCCGCCGCACTCTTCCGCGCCCTCGTGCGTCGGCGCCGGCGCTACGCCGCCGTCATCGTGAGCGGACTGCCGATCTTCAACGTCTTCGCCGCGCGCCTGGCGCTGCTCGGCTCCGGCACGCGCCTGGTGGTCGACTACCTCGAGGTGTGGCACCGCCGCCAGTGGGTCGAGTACTCCGGCGCCGTCACCGGCACGATCGCGTGGGTGCTGCAGCGCGCGGCGATCGCGATCACGCCCCTCGCGACCTGTCACTCGCAGCTCAGCGCCACGCGCCTCCGGCGCGAAGGGCTCCGCCGCCCGCCCGTGGTGAGCCCGGGCCTCATCGACGGCGCCGTCGACGTGGCGGCCCCCTCCCCCGCGACCACGCCGCCCTACGTGCTGTACGTCGGTCGTCACATCCCCGACAAGCGCGTCGAGGCCCTGCCCGCCGCCGTCGCCGCCGCCCGCGCGGGAATCCCCGACCTGCGCCTGGTCGTGCTGGGCACCGGACCCAGCTCCGACGCCGTCCGCGCCGAGGTGCACCGCGTCGGGGGCGACGAGTGGACCGACTTCCCCGGCTTCGTCTCGGATGCCGAGCTCGACACGCTCCTGCACGGCGCTCTGTGCCTCGCGAACCCGTCGCGTCGCGAGGGGTACGGACTCGTCGTCGTCGAGGCCAACGCCCACGGCACGCCCGTCGTG
This window contains:
- a CDS encoding ABC transporter permease; translation: MTPAAVGAPGSARRSLHSLWLLSARDLRVRYSISALGYLWSVLDPLVMSGIYWFVFTQVFHRSVGEEPYIVFLITALLPWVWFNSAVTDFTKAFKKDSRLVRSTSIPRWIWVNRIVVSKGVEFLFSLPVLVLFAVFGGAQVSWALLAFPLAVLLQTTLLVGLGLIVAPLCVMFGDLERTTRLVLRALFYASPIIYGVGNLPGVFADIAAFNPLAGIFTLYRVGFFPDQWDTLTVVVGAAVSLGILGLGLVVFPRLERPVLKEL
- a CDS encoding glycosyltransferase family 2 protein, coding for MNAFDPATATIVVVTYNRTHLLTRLLESITQMEPAPGHLVVIDNASTDDTTAVVESFRDRLPTELVYRRLDTNTGGSGGFSEGMRVAYELGSEWIWLMDDDVEVVSDGLARMGRWAPRFRSIQGRRYDYDGSEFYWQYRVAESMAIPIPFAPAGFDESGFKPMNSGCFEGMFIHRDIVAKIGLPDPRFFIYWDDQLYGWLASRQTPSVIVNEFVLRRTREIKQWDMGIRHMNASSDAYRYYIMRNRAYLQKYYRQLGVYRALPFSAGTTLTFVKELIRLVVVERKLRGTSHLFRGLRDGRRITRDASWKPMPPLEPAQPVA
- a CDS encoding glycosyltransferase, which gives rise to MTYTLQNAVLPLDRDPDLLALYVDPETWSTIDEEPVRVTNVAQLSNILDRHRARIVAGRRVSFGTYFNAFPASYWQHWTAVRQVRLTVHTSGNATILVYRSNGSGTKQRIETREVKGDEVATSFDLVLDQYSDGGWIWFDVAADRADAMFEGAEWTTEQEPARGGKASIGVTTYNKPDYCVETLQALADAPDVLDVVDRVFIIDQGTDLVEDQDAYPAVAERLGETLQVLRQPNLGGSGGFARAMVETLARSGSDFVQLLDDDVRIEPESIRRSVVFGRYASVPTIVGAHMFDLLDRPKLHAWAEVVDDAPFMWRALYQERLPHDFSVANLRQSPMLHMRLDADYNGWWMCLIPTSILRDIGLSLPAFIKWDDAEFCVRARDAGYPTVSMPGVALWHVSWIGKDDSIDWQAYFHARNRIVAALLHSRSPLGGTLIRHSRRVDLKHLLMMQYYPVELRHRALRDILSGPEHMRAGLATAMPDARAVARKHPETVVHKDSGVPLRARRGRQVFKRLKKHEFDSPRGLALRTFTVRTLLSHWFHTPDPANVDQPEVEFGKNDAHWWRIPTYDSALVSAADGSGKNIYTRDRAQFRRMLVDSVRLHRRLQREWPRLSAQYRRALPDLVSEAQWRATFEERS
- the glf gene encoding UDP-galactopyranose mutase, which encodes MDLLIVGSGFYGLTIAERAAAAGRKVTVIDRRHHIGGNAYSENEPETGIEVHRYGAHLFHTSNPTVWEYVNRFTRFTDYVHRVYTTHKGVVFPLPINLGTINQFFQAAYTPDQARALVHELAGEFDAKDATNLEERGIALIGRPLYEAFIRDYTAKQWQTDPKDLPAEVISRLPVRYTYDNRYFNDTWEGLPVDGYTAWLERMADHPNIDVKLSTDYFDESQPLNKKATVGQVPVVYTGPVDRYFDYAEGELSWRTLDFEQEVLPIGDFQGTSVMNYADADTPYTRIHEFKHFHPERADTYPTDKTVIVREYSRFATRADEPYYPVNTADDRTGLLAYRELTKGERDVHFGGRLGTYQYLDMHMAIGSALTMWNNQLA
- a CDS encoding ABC transporter ATP-binding protein, which gives rise to MAGPAIDVHGLGVRFRRNRRGGRSLKDIFGGTARRSRPDEFWALRDVSFRVQPGESIGVVGRNGQGKSTLLKLVAGVLLPDEGGVSVDGGVAPLIEITGGFVGDLTVRENVRLTAGLHGMPRAEVSRRFDDMIAFAEIGDFVDTPYKHLSNGMKVRLAFSVVSQLDEPILLVDEVLAVGDRSFREKCYRRIDELLAEGRTLFFVSHNEKDLRRFCTRGLYLDGGELKLDAPIAEVLDRYNADYATG
- a CDS encoding glycosyltransferase family 4 protein, whose protein sequence is MPRSSTVAVAYDCLFPYSTGGGERQYRAFADELGRRGLEVDYLTAVQWEGATPVEERFRIRPVTGRLSLYSADGVRRIPAALRYAAALFRALVRRRRRYAAVIVSGLPIFNVFAARLALLGSGTRLVVDYLEVWHRRQWVEYSGAVTGTIAWVLQRAAIAITPLATCHSQLSATRLRREGLRRPPVVSPGLIDGAVDVAAPSPATTPPYVLYVGRHIPDKRVEALPAAVAAARAGIPDLRLVVLGTGPSSDAVRAEVHRVGGDEWTDFPGFVSDAELDTLLHGALCLANPSRREGYGLVVVEANAHGTPVVLVADEGNAATELIDDGVNGIVAPSIRPDDLARAIRAVADGGDDLRRTSRAWYDTAVGTRTIRRTVEGILSALPLPTPAAVKTKEDTP
- a CDS encoding acyltransferase family protein produces the protein MPLTLGSRTRPARAGRADEGRWAYRPDIDGLRAVAILLVVSYHVWFGRVSGGVDVFLMLSAFFLTRGFVRRMAGDHPVRPIRHLLGTFRRLLPAAAVTLVGVLALVWTLYPPTAWRMVWEQTWASLAYVQNRVLAADAVDYYARTEVPSPLQHFWSLSVQGQAFLLWVALLALCQVLVRRRGLSPDRVVGVVFGAVFLVSFVYSVIRTAAAQEAAYFDTGARLWEFAAGSLLVLVLPHVRLGRVARAVVGWTGLAGLLVLGMVLDVRGGFPGFLALWPVLCAAAIVISGSDTDGERDLGPGRLLASRPLRAVGRDAYALYLVHWPILVTFLVVNDRVDVGLVGGAGIIVLSLLLARALTWAVDRPVRAWRRSDPSALVPIAVLAVATTVVAVPVASWQIASWSEQRVIAVRAEVANPGAAVLRDPTLPRTPADAMLLPLPTLLDDEWTQLEQVCSSYRLVTEQILEGTCFETAGTSRASRTVAVIGDSHAQQITAALLPVADAQHWGVVSLVKGGCSMGLDEPGLDPTCDDWREAAIAHVERIAPDAVMTVVTRSDAGDDDEMVRAGIEGFLDRMGDAGIEVLGIRDNPRFAFDMFGCVNESADPLECAVPRSASLADRNPADDLDRPGLSLVDLTPWICPDDLCVGVIGNVAVYRDDNHLTRMYARSLGPSLAEQLPARLG
- a CDS encoding DUF6541 family protein, with translation MSDSWSVIVMPVIVSILALTVPGIVVLAAGWGVRRLRILALAPVVSIAILAVSATVAPFVGLGWSPLPVVILTVVAAAAAFGLGRWVGPERDDRTPPSTAVWGVVALGIAAVVIALQLAVVFGGPAHISQTFDAIVHLNTVAFAVDTDNASAFHIGATSDIGFYPNGWHTVAALAANVTGVSVPLAVNAANIALSAVAWPLSVVALSTALLSERTAVVVSSAALSTGFGAFPILLMFFGVLYPNAMGYAVLPGGVAVVVHLLRSRGLPARARATVLLLVASAGVGLSHPNAFLGMVALGAAIVVVELLTTAISFPTRRRWMATAAMLLGLLLVLAVLWRVMRTNAEMSRWLPWQTTAQALGEALLLSPHGYTVTVTISLLLLVGVVAIVRRPRRLVIAGPMVVATVLFVLVSGTAAGNPVRELLTNPWYNDSFRLAALLPAAGIPVAVLGAITLVDLAARSLQRARAARGLRVAIAAVAAVVVFSVGVSPNIVRAVQDARGAYALDAGSPLLTADEEALLERLPETTPADAVIAGSPWTGTSLAYAIGEREVLRKHVFGAFGPDEELINNALRDIDSDPRVCEAVDRLGVDYVLDFGAQNVWNNPGVGLDRQGLYGLTPSEHLVLVDQQGPAARLFRIEGC